A region of the Mytilus galloprovincialis chromosome 1, xbMytGall1.hap1.1, whole genome shotgun sequence genome:
CATAAGCTTGAAAACAAGTATATAGACCCCTCTTTTCTTTTAATGATATTCGACCAATACAGTATGAATATGATGGTATGTGTTCCAATTTTTGGAGAAATCACcgattttacttttataaataagaTAAATATGCAGCAGAAAATGCCATTTTTTCTAATATAACTTTTGTAAAGAAGACATTCCAAATCTTTTTACGAAAACCCACATGCTTCTATCTTCTGAAACACCAACACGtcgttttcctcttatagttcctttggttttagtttgttacccggaatttttttctctcaatccatttatgaattttgatgagcggtgtactactgttgcctttatttatacaattagtTGTATGTTCTTTATGGATGTAAGAGATTTTAATATcagtatactactgctgcctctTATTAGATTACTGATAAAGTAGATTTTAATAGTTTTGACTGATGCTTCGTAGAGAATTTGTCAAATCCAGTAATATAACTAACTTGTAAGGATACTTATGTTAATTTGTTATCCACTACAGTGAAGTCCGATCTAACTTTTCAACTTAAGTTTAAATGTAAAGGATCATAGAACAGATATATGATTGTTCAATATTTTCTATTTGATAGGTTTCGGTGGAGTATAATTTGAGTTTCTAAGTGATAAGCCAACTGATGTATATATCAAGCAGTTTACACGCAAAACGATGTTGTTGGGGTTTAACAGTGGGTTACACACCATACTTGTCATAGAGGAAGGATATGTGATAGGCAACATTTGGGTCCTTGAAAATAGATGTAGCAATCGTGTTCATATACCTCTTTAGTTGCTTAATTATACTTTTTATCAACACAGCTTAATATATTCACAAAGTGTATCTATGCTTTCGTATTTCACGCTAAATCCATTGCTTGGTATACTCTTCGACTGAACACTTTAACATCTaaagttattttttaaatctaaatcaaTGGATTTAGGCTTACCACGgtattaacacctttgatgagAACATTTATCAGTGTTGTCGACAATGTTTAGGTCACAATTAACGTGATCATTCAAAAACTGGTTGCATGATTCAATTAACAATATCAATTTTATTGGTATTCATTAGAATGTAAAATCtagaatatgtttaaaatttcaatcaatcaGTATAGTCATATATCATATTATCCACATCACTATTATAATATCCTGCGAGGTAAGCTCTGTCTAACACAGCAGTATAATGGTCATCATAACTGTCTATATTTGATATGGCGGGGTCTTCCATgttcaaatatttaaatgaattattttgtTCGTCGTAAAAATCACATGAATTTTCCTCATCACAACCATTAGACAAATATCCTTCTTTCTTGTATGTAAGATCATAACATCTGAATTCATCAACAGAATAGTCAAAAGAGTCCTGGGAAATATCGGAGAATTCTCTTGTTGAATCTTTCAGAAgtgcattttttgagattttcTTTGGTGAACAATCATCATAGTCTGAAAGGTCTGAATTTTCTTCGTCTGATTCACAGGAATCATCATCACTTGATTCGTCGGAAGTTTCTTCGTCTGATTCGTCGGAACTTTCACCAAACGCTTTTATTTCAATGTTATCAGGTCTCTGACTATCATCCGAGATGTCGGATTCGTATTCATAACAATATTCATATTCATCTTCAACATCGGGGACAGTGTTATGATTGTAGTCGTTTATTTTGGGACAGGAATAGGCATTCTTCTTTGgataaaaagaataatacttCTCGTAGTGTTGGTAAATACTAGTAGGCAAGAAAGGGTCATCGGTTATAGTAAATCGTTCTTTCGAACTGAAATAAGAACTATTAAAATCAATGTGCATGTTACCTGTGTATCTCTTATATATTGTCTTACACGCCATAGCCTGTTTCAAAGTTCCAATACTTGAATACTTATGAACACGTTTATAAGGTGTGTATCTGAGACTCTGATGAGATGACGAACTTTTGGGTAGAAAGTCTAAAGTATTTTGTGAATCAACAGGACATGATAATACAAAGTCGGTTTTGTTAATAGCACAAGAAATATTTTGGCGAACAAACGAAAAAGGTGAATTTTCTGAAGGAGTATGGTGCCTTTTCGTTGCCATGTCATCTGATTTTAAAGCCATACttaggtatttttttaattttgcagcTTCTGATTTATAGACACTAGAAATCCGATCAGGCATGATCATGCTGTGTGAACTCCCTTTGTTACGTTCAACCGGTTTTATAGGTACATCATTACACTCTAATATTTTGTTGTCACTGAATGTGCCTCCAATTTGGTTGTTTGCATGATGTTTAACACCTAGTCCAGTAAATACATCCTTGTTGTTGTGTTTATCTGGTATTTTAATACTTTCAACCTTTCTGTGCCAAAAACCTCCAGGACTTCTACCCCTACAGATACTGACGTCGGTACCACCGTTTGTTGACGAGCGTTTCCTAGAATCTATGCTGAAGATGATAGCAACTGGAATTTCTGTACATTTCTGTAATTTTTCAAGGTGCCTGAATATCCACAATCTCCTATTATCTGCTGTCCACCATTTTCCATTCTCCTTCATAACACTTATTTTTGGAATGCTTCCAATGCCAATTCGTCCCTCAACCAAATCATCTAGAGTTTCTCCGATTTCTTTACTTTTATGACTGGTACGCCTACCAAATATGCTACTTATCGAAGACTGTGTAAAGTAAATCTCAGACGGTcgcaaattcatttttttactcTATATGAATAAGGAAATAATATTGTCAACTTTAAATCAATACCATTGGCACGTCAAAATACAGGACTaattcaagttttcagaattcaAGTTACTTTCATTATCAGttttatagggttattgcatgaatattggggaatattgtcccgagtagaattttatattgcacgagcttgcgagtgcaatatatgttctacgagggacaatattccccaatattcatgcaataacccttttattgtatagtaatataatatttaaaagtactaactggtttaaactaagattttgtcgttgatgacgtcatgaattttgaggatttattgcactagtgcaatattagaatttattgcacgctaacttttggttactttctgttggaaatattatattgctatacaataatatcgTATACACCATTAGGCATGATTGTTATCGATAAATTTTGCCCTACATTAGAAATTATTCATCCCATTATACACCTTTGGTGATATATAAACGAAATTTATTAATTTCTTTGGGAGGACGAAACCTGCTTTACTTAATTTTCAATAAAGCAGCTTGTCGTAAACTAGCTGTGTtcctcttttttttattgttctttttattatatgagGTAGACTTCAGACAGTTTAGATAGGAGCTTCTCTGAGGAAAAATGAAACGAAGCTATAATTGTCCTCTAACTTACCGTTTCCAAAGGCGGATCCAGTGTGTGTAGGGAGTGGGGGAGGGGGCTAGGGTCCCTAGGGTCCCGCCCCCTTTTGATGTGAAAATTCGCTTGATTTCATaggcaaacaagaatgtgtcctcagtacacgaatgccccactcgcactatcattttctatgttcagtggaccgtgaaattggggtaaaatctctaatttggcattaaaattagaaagatcatatcatagggaacatgtgtaccaagtttgaagtcgattggacttcaacttcatcaaaaactacctcgaccaaaaactttaacctgaagcgggacagacggacgaacgaacgaacgaacggacgcacagaccagaaaacataatgcccctctactatcgtaggtggggcataaaaatcaagtGAATGTTTTACACTTCAAGAGGGTTGgaccctacccccccccccttttagtaAGAAATTCGCTTTATTTCATAGGGAATCATTGGAGCATGACGGGATCGCAGGAGgtgggttcccaacccagagtaaaggggggtccaactatatgctccaattcaaatgcattgatcgtccaaaaaaggggagATTGGACCCCCTGGATCCGACACTGGAGCGCCCCCGCCgctatgaaaagttctggatccgccactggtttcaGTCTtgctttttcaaaaaaattgtagGGTTTCCGCGGAACCTAGTGTCTCGCCTACATTCTCTgttaattgcaggctcaacaaaaatgaaataataaatcaataaaaatatttctcttgatactatcttttgattgtaagaagcttctgtccaagtttggtaaaaatccaggatagtttatgaatctaataaatgttaaaaaaaaactttaactgcagcccgaatgtaatgttaactggaagaaaacaaaatttccttctggaTACAAGtatttgatcataaacaagcgtctgtccaagtttggtacaaatcaaaaatagtataagaaagttattaaaattttaaaaagtttaaccaaagagtgaatgtgttgtttcctggcagaaaatctaagtccatttcaaagtaaaacacaaaaaaaaaaatagatttatttttttacaaaatttccttctggaTACTAGCTGTTGATCatgaacaagcttctgtccaagtttggtacaaatcaaaaatagtataagaaagttattaaaatttttaaaagtttaaccacagaatgaatgtgttgtttcctggcagaaaatctaagtccatttaaaagtaaaatacggaaaaaatggaattttatttttacaaaatttacttctggatattgtcttatgatcataaacaagcttctgtccaaatttggtagacatacaggatagtttaagaaaattattaaaacttcaaaaactttaaccacagagtgaatatttgtggacgccaccGCCGCTgccgccgacgacggaatgtaggatcgctttgTCCCGCTTTTTAAACTAAAGCCGAATttaaggctcgacaaaaatcaaccAGAAAAGCAGCGCGGACTTCGTCCAGTCTATTGAAAAAAAGCCCAAACAAATGGCACCATCGAAACGGTATCGTCTGAAATTGCAGGTGTCTCATCACCCTGataagtcagtatcaaaaacaaaaccgTCAAGCGAATTTTTTACACTACAAGGGGGTTGGACCCTACCCCCCCCTTTTAGTCAGAAATTCGCTTTATTTCATAGGGAATCACTGCAGCATGACGGGATCGCAGGAGgtgggttcccaacccagagtaaagggggggggggtccaactatatgctcccattcaaatgcattgatcgtcctaAAAAGGGGAGATTggaccccctggatccgccactgggagccggccccccttatgaaaagttatGGATCCGCCGCTGGGAGCGTCTGGGTAGTTGATGCATGCTCTTGAATActgaataagttgggaaatgtatatcctatATGCAGgagaagttggtatattgctactgaGGTGGGagaaattgataaatttaaaaattaaaatcgtctcgtttgtcatagattctggtactgaaaatgaccgtgtatgtcaaattcgaagtATAGGCCTATACATGAGGCGGAGAAGGCCATGTCTgagtttctttaatttctagttccgATGGATgcattaatggaacccaatcagaaaagatTGGATTGCCAatagaaagaacatcatcaatataggtgaatgtgaaattaaatgacctggcttctttgatct
Encoded here:
- the LOC143050259 gene encoding uncharacterized protein LOC143050259 produces the protein MNLRPSEIYFTQSSISSIFGRRTSHKSKEIGETLDDLVEGRIGIGSIPKISVMKENGKWWTADNRRLWIFRHLEKLQKCTEIPVAIIFSIDSRKRSSTNGGTDVSICRGRSPGGFWHRKVESIKIPDKHNNKDVFTGLGVKHHANNQIGGTFSDNKILECNDVPIKPVERNKGSSHSMIMPDRISSVYKSEAAKLKKYLSMALKSDDMATKRHHTPSENSPFSFVRQNISCAINKTDFVLSCPVDSQNTLDFLPKSSSSHQSLRYTPYKRVHKYSSIGTLKQAMACKTIYKRYTGNMHIDFNSSYFSSKERFTITDDPFLPTSIYQHYEKYYSFYPKKNAYSCPKINDYNHNTVPDVEDEYEYCYEYESDISDDSQRPDNIEIKAFGESSDESDEETSDESSDDDSCESDEENSDLSDYDDCSPKKISKNALLKDSTREFSDISQDSFDYSVDEFRCYDLTYKKEGYLSNGCDEENSCDFYDEQNNSFKYLNMEDPAISNIDSYDDHYTAVLDRAYLAGYYNSDVDNMIYDYTD